A single region of the Kocuria rosea genome encodes:
- a CDS encoding NUDIX domain-containing protein, which produces MSSYLSETELKQFVDSLPTRRLAAEALIRDPEGRVLLVEPNYKSDWTVPGGTVEAGEDPRTGCFREVVEEVGLHLPEGRLLVVHHGVAMGLWGDSVSFVYDGGVIGADTPITIQEEELLSHCWTAPEDLDRYLRPGLARRLRAGLAALEDGTTAELVDGPR; this is translated from the coding sequence GTGAGCTCCTACCTGTCCGAGACCGAGCTGAAGCAGTTCGTCGACTCGCTGCCCACCCGCCGCCTCGCCGCGGAGGCCCTCATCCGGGACCCCGAGGGCCGCGTGCTCCTCGTGGAGCCCAACTACAAGTCCGACTGGACCGTGCCCGGAGGCACCGTCGAGGCGGGGGAGGACCCCCGCACCGGGTGCTTCCGCGAGGTCGTCGAGGAGGTCGGCCTGCACCTGCCCGAGGGCCGGCTGCTCGTCGTCCACCACGGCGTGGCGATGGGCCTGTGGGGGGACTCGGTCTCCTTCGTCTACGACGGCGGCGTCATCGGCGCCGACACGCCCATCACGATCCAGGAGGAGGAGCTGCTCAGCCACTGCTGGACGGCGCCGGAGGACCTGGACCGGTACCTGCGGCCCGGACTGGCCCGACGCCTGCGGGCGGGCCTGGCCGCCCTCGAGGACGGCACCACGGCCGAGCTCGTCGACGGGCCCCGCTGA
- a CDS encoding sensor histidine kinase, with the protein MHTRPTTDPDTDPDAGPDPAPVRRAPLAVRVTAWLNDPEDPFWSRPAPTAAQRRNDVLAALGFLLVTLLASVLLHSYAGLAEGDEPWRFYLSTVLIVVPLAVRRRYPLPVVVASSALFLGLTYASPTAAMTLPFQGAYFAALYAAVAWSRDRQALWVAMSVVVGTMGLWLLGAFTITNAYADFLSGLGEVDGPLPQLPSYAVYTLIVNAVYFGGAVLAGRASWRAALQQHRLAAQAQRIRDQSAEIARRAVVDERLRIARELHDVVAHHVSVIGIQAGAARKVLDRDPAAATTALRTIEASSRTAVGEMRQLLGVLRAEGEEGAPGPGGGAPDAARRPDPGLADIAALARRHADNGLAVDVRTVEAVPGDLDRIPPALGLSVFRCAQESLSNVIRHSTAGTASVTLRTGRGPEGQPWFELEVLDDGSPRRGTAGTGFGLQGLRERVRLHGGEAEIGPRSGRPGWRVRTRCPLPPGGTGEDAPDAAADAASGASDGILRGSEA; encoded by the coding sequence GTGCACACCCGACCCACCACCGACCCGGACACCGACCCGGACGCGGGACCGGACCCGGCCCCCGTCCGGCGCGCTCCGCTCGCGGTGCGCGTCACCGCCTGGCTGAACGACCCCGAGGACCCGTTCTGGTCCCGGCCCGCGCCCACGGCGGCCCAGCGGCGCAACGACGTGCTGGCCGCCCTGGGCTTCCTGCTCGTCACCCTCCTCGCCTCCGTGCTGCTGCACAGCTACGCGGGGCTCGCCGAGGGGGACGAGCCCTGGCGCTTCTACCTCAGCACCGTGCTCATCGTGGTGCCCCTCGCCGTGCGCCGCCGCTACCCGCTGCCGGTCGTGGTCGCGTCCTCCGCGCTGTTCCTGGGGCTGACCTACGCGAGCCCCACGGCCGCCATGACGCTGCCCTTCCAGGGCGCCTACTTCGCGGCCCTCTACGCCGCCGTCGCCTGGTCGCGCGACCGCCAGGCCCTGTGGGTCGCCATGTCGGTGGTCGTGGGCACCATGGGGCTGTGGCTGCTCGGCGCCTTCACCATCACCAACGCCTACGCGGACTTCCTCTCCGGTCTGGGCGAGGTCGACGGGCCGCTGCCCCAGCTGCCGTCCTACGCGGTGTACACCCTGATCGTGAACGCCGTGTACTTCGGGGGGGCGGTGCTGGCCGGGCGCGCGTCCTGGCGGGCCGCGCTGCAGCAGCACCGCCTCGCGGCCCAGGCGCAGCGGATCCGGGACCAGTCCGCCGAGATCGCCCGCCGCGCCGTCGTCGACGAACGGCTGCGCATCGCCAGGGAGCTGCACGACGTCGTCGCCCACCACGTGTCCGTCATCGGCATCCAGGCGGGGGCGGCGCGCAAGGTCCTGGACCGTGACCCCGCCGCCGCCACCACCGCCCTGCGCACGATCGAGGCGTCCAGCCGGACCGCCGTGGGGGAGATGCGCCAGCTGCTCGGCGTGCTCCGCGCCGAGGGCGAGGAGGGCGCCCCGGGCCCCGGCGGAGGCGCCCCCGACGCCGCGCGCCGGCCGGACCCCGGCCTCGCCGACATCGCAGCCCTCGCCCGCCGGCACGCGGACAACGGGCTCGCGGTGGACGTCCGCACCGTCGAGGCCGTCCCGGGTGACCTGGACAGGATCCCGCCGGCCCTCGGCCTGTCCGTCTTCCGGTGCGCCCAGGAGTCCCTGTCCAACGTGATCCGCCACTCCACGGCCGGCACCGCGTCCGTCACCCTGCGCACCGGCCGCGGCCCGGAGGGGCAGCCGTGGTTCGAGCTCGAGGTCCTCGACGACGGCTCGCCCCGCCGCGGCACCGCCGGCACCGGGTTCGGCCTCCAGGGGCTGCGCGAGCGCGTCCGCCTGCACGGCGGCGAGGCGGAGATCGGGCCGCGCTCCGGCCGGCCCGGCTGGCGGGTCCGCACCCGCTGCCCCCTGCCCCCCGGCGGCACCGGGGAAGACGCCCCGGACGCGGCCGCCGACGCCGCCTCCGGCGCCTCGGACGGGATTCTGCGAGGATCGGAGGCATGA
- the rpsP gene encoding 30S ribosomal protein S16: MAVKIRLKRMGKMRDPRYRVVVVDSRKKRDGRVIEEIGKYHPTEHPSYIEVVSDRAQYWLGVGAQPSEAVAAILKVTGDWQRFKGEEGAEGTLRTREPKAEFVAPDKGSVIVPEAITPKGEKAEPAAPGAESDDAPAADAEKAE, from the coding sequence GTGGCTGTTAAGATCCGTCTCAAGCGCATGGGCAAGATGCGCGATCCCCGTTACCGCGTCGTCGTCGTCGACTCCCGCAAGAAGCGCGACGGCCGCGTCATCGAGGAGATCGGCAAGTACCACCCGACCGAGCACCCCTCCTACATCGAGGTCGTCTCGGACCGGGCCCAGTACTGGCTCGGCGTCGGCGCCCAGCCGTCCGAGGCCGTCGCCGCCATCCTGAAGGTGACCGGCGACTGGCAGCGGTTCAAGGGCGAGGAGGGCGCCGAGGGCACCCTCCGGACGCGCGAGCCCAAGGCCGAGTTCGTCGCCCCCGACAAGGGCTCCGTGATCGTCCCCGAGGCGATCACCCCCAAGGGCGAGAAGGCCGAGCCGGCCGCCCCCGGTGCCGAGTCCGACGACGCCCCCGCGGCTGACGCCGAGAAGGCCGAGTAG
- the trmD gene encoding tRNA (guanosine(37)-N1)-methyltransferase TrmD yields MRIDVVSIFPEYLSALDLSLIGKARQQGLLELTVTDLREFTTDRHRTVDDTPYGGGAGMVMKPEPWAAALGAVLGGGPAPAGERPVLVVPSPAGEVFTQATARELALREHLVFACGRYEGIDERVVDWSREHFEVRPMSLGDYVLNGGEVAVLAMVEAVGRLVPGVVGNPESLVEESHADGLLEYPVYTKPALWRDRPVPEVLLSGHHGRIARWRRDRQLQRTAARRPDLVASLDPAGLDRADRAVLAEAGWVVSGGHVVRAGDGASGEPVA; encoded by the coding sequence ATGCGCATCGACGTCGTCAGCATCTTCCCCGAGTACCTCTCCGCCCTGGACCTCTCCCTGATCGGCAAGGCCCGGCAGCAGGGCCTCCTCGAGCTGACCGTGACGGACCTGCGCGAGTTCACGACCGACCGGCACCGCACCGTGGACGACACCCCCTACGGCGGCGGGGCCGGCATGGTGATGAAGCCGGAGCCGTGGGCCGCGGCGCTCGGCGCCGTCCTCGGCGGCGGACCCGCGCCGGCGGGGGAGCGGCCGGTGCTGGTCGTGCCCTCCCCGGCCGGTGAGGTCTTCACTCAGGCCACCGCCCGCGAGCTGGCCCTGCGGGAGCACCTCGTCTTCGCGTGCGGGCGCTACGAGGGCATCGACGAGCGCGTGGTGGACTGGTCCCGCGAGCACTTCGAGGTCCGCCCCATGAGCCTCGGCGACTACGTCCTCAACGGCGGGGAGGTCGCCGTGCTCGCCATGGTCGAGGCCGTCGGGCGCCTCGTGCCCGGCGTGGTCGGCAACCCCGAGTCCCTCGTGGAGGAGTCCCACGCCGACGGCCTGCTCGAGTACCCCGTCTACACCAAGCCCGCGCTGTGGCGGGACCGGCCGGTCCCCGAGGTCCTGCTCTCCGGCCACCACGGCCGGATCGCCCGCTGGCGGCGGGACCGCCAGCTGCAACGCACCGCCGCCCGCCGCCCCGACCTCGTCGCGTCCCTCGACCCCGCCGGCCTGGACCGCGCGGACCGCGCCGTCCTGGCCGAGGCCGGGTGGGTCGTCTCGGGCGGACACGTGGTGCGCGCCGGGGACGGCGCCTCCGGGGAACCTGTGGCATAA
- the ffh gene encoding signal recognition particle protein encodes MFNSLSDRLTATFKNLKGKGRLTEADVDATVREIRRALLDADVAVPVVREFTAAVKERALGLEVSEALNPGQQVVKIVNEELQNILGGQTRRIRMAKTGPTIIMLAGLQGAGKTTLAGKLGKWLKGQGHRPLLVASDLQRPNAVTQLKVVGERAGVPVFAPHPGTTSEFDDPTGDPVQVARDGVAQARARLHDVVIVDTAGRLGIDEALMDQARDIRDAVRPDEVLFVIDAMIGQDAVNTAQAFNEGVDFTGVVLSKLDGDARGGAALSVASVTGKPIMFASTGENVDDFEQFHPDRMASRILDMGDVLTLIEQAEKQWDRDEAEKMARKFTDQEDFTFEDFLAQMQQLRKMGSMKKMLMMMPGAAGMREQLENFDEREIDRVEAIVRSMTPHERVAPKIINGSRRARIAKGSGVTVSEVNQLMERFAQAQKMMKRLAQGKGVPGMPAGIPGMPGAGGGPKKGKGKGAAKKGGSRSGNPAKRAQENAALEQQRKQKAPAGSAFGAAPGQPDPADLNLPKGFEKFLGQ; translated from the coding sequence GTGTTCAATTCACTGTCCGACCGGTTGACCGCCACCTTCAAGAACCTCAAAGGCAAGGGACGCCTGACCGAGGCGGACGTCGACGCCACCGTGCGGGAGATCCGCCGCGCCCTGCTCGACGCCGACGTCGCCGTGCCGGTCGTGCGGGAGTTCACCGCCGCGGTCAAGGAGCGCGCCCTCGGGCTCGAGGTCTCCGAGGCGCTGAACCCCGGCCAGCAGGTCGTGAAGATCGTCAACGAGGAGCTGCAGAACATCCTCGGAGGCCAGACCCGCCGGATCCGGATGGCCAAGACCGGGCCCACGATCATCATGCTCGCCGGCCTCCAGGGCGCCGGCAAGACCACCCTGGCCGGCAAGCTCGGCAAGTGGCTCAAGGGCCAGGGCCACCGCCCCCTGCTCGTGGCCTCCGACCTCCAGCGGCCCAACGCGGTCACCCAGCTCAAGGTCGTGGGCGAGCGCGCCGGCGTGCCGGTCTTCGCCCCGCACCCGGGCACCACCTCGGAGTTCGACGACCCCACGGGCGACCCCGTGCAGGTCGCCCGGGACGGCGTGGCCCAGGCCCGCGCGCGGCTGCACGACGTGGTCATCGTGGACACCGCCGGCCGCCTGGGCATCGACGAGGCCCTCATGGACCAGGCCCGCGACATCCGCGACGCCGTCCGGCCCGACGAGGTGCTCTTCGTCATCGACGCCATGATCGGCCAGGACGCCGTGAACACGGCCCAGGCCTTCAACGAGGGCGTCGACTTCACCGGCGTGGTCCTGTCCAAGCTCGACGGCGACGCCCGCGGCGGCGCCGCGCTGTCCGTGGCCTCCGTGACCGGCAAGCCCATCATGTTCGCCTCCACCGGGGAGAACGTCGACGACTTCGAGCAGTTCCACCCGGACCGCATGGCGTCCCGCATCCTCGACATGGGCGACGTCCTCACGCTGATCGAGCAGGCCGAGAAGCAGTGGGACCGCGACGAGGCCGAGAAGATGGCCCGGAAGTTCACCGACCAGGAGGACTTCACCTTCGAGGACTTCCTCGCGCAGATGCAGCAGCTGCGCAAGATGGGGTCGATGAAGAAGATGCTCATGATGATGCCGGGCGCCGCCGGCATGCGCGAGCAGCTCGAGAACTTCGACGAGCGCGAGATCGACCGCGTCGAGGCCATCGTCCGGTCCATGACCCCGCACGAGCGGGTCGCGCCCAAGATCATCAACGGCTCACGCCGCGCCCGCATCGCGAAGGGCTCGGGCGTCACCGTCTCCGAGGTGAACCAGCTCATGGAGCGCTTCGCCCAGGCGCAGAAGATGATGAAGCGCCTGGCCCAGGGCAAGGGCGTGCCCGGCATGCCCGCCGGCATCCCCGGCATGCCCGGTGCGGGCGGCGGCCCGAAGAAGGGCAAGGGCAAGGGCGCCGCGAAGAAGGGCGGGTCCCGCTCCGGCAACCCCGCCAAGCGGGCGCAGGAGAACGCGGCCCTCGAGCAGCAGCGCAAGCAGAAGGCACCCGCCGGATCGGCGTTCGGCGCGGCACCGGGGCAGCCGGACCCCGCGGACCTGAACCTGCCCAAGGGCTTCGAGAAGTTCCTGGGGCAGTGA
- a CDS encoding P-II family nitrogen regulator, whose protein sequence is MKLVTAIVRPEKFKDIKSALESYGVQGMTVQNVHGYGQQRGHTEVYRGAEYTVDLLEKVRVEILVDNHQATDIVDVIVSSANTGRAGDGKVWVTDVHQAVRVRTGERDETAL, encoded by the coding sequence ATGAAACTCGTCACCGCGATCGTGCGCCCCGAGAAGTTCAAGGACATCAAGTCCGCCCTCGAGTCCTACGGCGTCCAGGGCATGACGGTCCAGAACGTGCACGGCTACGGGCAGCAGCGCGGGCACACCGAGGTCTACCGCGGCGCGGAGTACACGGTGGACCTGCTCGAGAAGGTCCGGGTCGAGATCCTCGTGGACAACCACCAGGCCACGGACATCGTCGACGTCATCGTCTCCTCCGCGAACACCGGCCGCGCCGGTGACGGGAAGGTGTGGGTCACCGACGTGCACCAGGCCGTGCGCGTGCGCACCGGCGAGCGCGACGAGACGGCGCTCTGA
- a CDS encoding ammonium transporter, with protein sequence MEITAGHVWTIVAAALVFFMTPGLALFYGGMTRAKGVLNMMMMSFISIAFVSVVWVLWGYSMSGGDPLLGGLTGSPVPSFALADIMGTEDLLGAAYGGTFAIITVALISGAIADRARFGAWAVFVPVWATLVYAPLAYMVWGGGLLTEDGAVGSAIGEAIDFAGGLVVHINAGVAALILIMIVGARQGFGKDPSQRPHNLPLVMLGAAILWFGWFGFNAGAAGTAEQAGLIWINTLVAPSAAMLGWLLTERIRDKHATSLGAASGAVAGLVAITPACANVSPVWAIVIGFVAGICSALAVGLKYRLRMDDSLDVIGVHLVSGIVGTVALGFVALPSEGTAGLFYGGGFGLLLTQVVAVLVSVLYCAVLTFVIAIAIDKTIGFRITERDEIDGIDITQHAESGYALAGDATGSFSPGRHAAGEDASSFEPGRSEPVHS encoded by the coding sequence GTGGAAATCACCGCTGGACACGTGTGGACGATCGTGGCGGCAGCCCTGGTCTTCTTCATGACCCCCGGACTGGCCCTGTTCTACGGAGGGATGACCCGCGCCAAGGGCGTCCTGAACATGATGATGATGAGCTTCATCTCCATCGCGTTCGTCTCCGTGGTGTGGGTCCTGTGGGGCTACTCCATGAGCGGCGGGGATCCGCTGCTGGGCGGACTCACGGGCAGCCCCGTGCCGTCCTTCGCCCTGGCCGACATCATGGGCACCGAGGACCTCCTCGGCGCCGCCTACGGCGGGACCTTCGCCATCATCACCGTCGCCCTGATCTCCGGGGCGATCGCCGACCGGGCCCGCTTCGGCGCCTGGGCCGTGTTCGTGCCCGTCTGGGCCACGCTCGTCTACGCCCCCCTGGCCTACATGGTCTGGGGCGGCGGGCTGCTCACCGAGGACGGCGCCGTGGGCTCCGCGATCGGCGAGGCCATCGACTTCGCCGGCGGCCTCGTGGTGCACATCAACGCCGGCGTGGCCGCGCTGATCCTCATCATGATCGTCGGCGCCCGCCAGGGCTTCGGCAAGGACCCGAGCCAGCGCCCCCACAACCTGCCGCTCGTGATGCTCGGCGCCGCGATCCTGTGGTTCGGCTGGTTCGGCTTCAACGCCGGTGCCGCGGGCACCGCCGAGCAGGCCGGCCTCATCTGGATCAACACCCTCGTGGCCCCCTCCGCGGCCATGCTGGGCTGGCTGCTCACCGAGCGCATCCGCGACAAGCACGCCACCTCCCTGGGCGCCGCCTCCGGCGCCGTGGCCGGGCTCGTGGCCATCACTCCGGCCTGCGCCAACGTCTCCCCGGTCTGGGCGATCGTGATCGGCTTCGTGGCCGGCATCTGCTCCGCCCTCGCCGTGGGCCTGAAGTACCGGCTGCGCATGGACGACTCCCTGGACGTCATCGGCGTGCACCTCGTCTCCGGCATCGTCGGCACCGTGGCCCTGGGCTTCGTGGCGCTGCCCTCCGAGGGCACCGCGGGCCTGTTCTACGGCGGCGGCTTCGGCCTGCTGCTCACCCAGGTCGTCGCGGTGCTGGTCTCTGTCCTGTACTGCGCCGTGCTCACCTTCGTCATCGCCATCGCGATCGACAAGACCATCGGCTTCCGGATCACGGAGCGGGACGAGATCGACGGCATCGACATCACCCAGCACGCCGAGTCCGGCTACGCCCTGGCCGGGGACGCCACGGGCTCCTTCAGCCCCGGCCGGCACGCCGCGGGCGAGGACGCCTCGTCCTTCGAGCCCGGTCGCTCCGAGCCGGTGCACAGCTGA
- a CDS encoding ABC transporter permease → MSARPPAARPWWIVTSREISVKLRDRSFLLSTVVTVLLVAASIAASALFGGRAADHVLATAAPDAAPVAARAAQELAERGEDTLTVHSAHSPDAAREAVADGTADAALLRDLDGWTVVGQDDVDPALARVLEDAVAAEMLAAGARAAGTTAEELTAGAEVRTELLSGGQDRGPARLVVGFVFAFLFYLAAILFGMAIANSVLEEKQNRVVEILATAVPVRQLLYGKVLGNSLLAFGQIGLYAAVGLVGVNVTGAAADVGWILAASGWFVAFFVAGFAAQASVWAVLGSLASRSEDLQTSTGPIMTVLVGALFVGLYAEGAWLTAASFVPVVSSVAMPIRMLDGGVAWWQPVLSLALALAAAWVLLRLGERIYQRAVFQGGRSLTWREAARLEQ, encoded by the coding sequence ATGAGCGCCCGCCCGCCCGCAGCCCGCCCCTGGTGGATCGTCACGTCCCGCGAGATCTCCGTCAAGCTGCGGGACCGGTCCTTCCTGCTCTCCACGGTGGTCACGGTGCTCCTCGTGGCCGCCTCGATCGCCGCCTCCGCCCTGTTCGGAGGCCGGGCCGCCGACCACGTCCTGGCGACCGCGGCGCCCGACGCGGCGCCCGTCGCGGCGCGGGCCGCGCAGGAGCTGGCCGAGCGCGGCGAGGACACCCTCACCGTGCACTCCGCCCACTCCCCGGACGCGGCCCGCGAGGCGGTGGCCGACGGGACCGCCGACGCCGCCCTGCTGCGGGACCTCGACGGGTGGACGGTGGTCGGCCAGGACGACGTCGACCCCGCCCTCGCGCGGGTCCTCGAGGACGCGGTGGCCGCGGAGATGCTGGCGGCCGGCGCCCGGGCCGCCGGGACGACCGCCGAGGAGCTGACCGCGGGTGCCGAGGTGCGCACCGAGCTGCTGTCCGGCGGACAGGACCGCGGCCCCGCACGGCTCGTGGTGGGCTTCGTCTTCGCGTTCCTGTTCTACCTGGCCGCCATCCTCTTCGGCATGGCCATCGCCAACTCCGTGCTCGAGGAGAAGCAGAACCGGGTCGTGGAGATCCTGGCCACCGCCGTCCCCGTCCGGCAGCTGCTCTACGGCAAGGTGCTCGGCAACTCCCTGCTCGCGTTCGGCCAGATCGGGCTCTACGCCGCGGTCGGCCTCGTCGGCGTCAACGTCACGGGCGCCGCCGCGGACGTCGGCTGGATCCTCGCCGCGTCCGGCTGGTTCGTGGCCTTCTTCGTGGCGGGCTTCGCCGCGCAGGCCTCCGTCTGGGCGGTCCTCGGCTCCCTGGCCTCCCGCTCCGAGGACCTCCAGACGAGCACCGGGCCGATCATGACGGTGCTCGTCGGAGCCCTCTTCGTGGGCCTCTACGCCGAGGGCGCGTGGCTCACGGCCGCGTCCTTCGTCCCGGTCGTCTCCTCGGTGGCGATGCCCATCCGGATGCTGGACGGCGGCGTGGCCTGGTGGCAGCCCGTGCTGTCCCTCGCGCTGGCCCTCGCCGCGGCCTGGGTGCTGCTGCGCCTCGGGGAGCGGATCTACCAGCGCGCCGTGTTCCAGGGCGGACGCTCCCTCACGTGGCGGGAGGCCGCACGCCTCGAGCAGTGA
- a CDS encoding ABC transporter ATP-binding protein: protein MSTSTTPAATTTRFRSRPEGHVLEARGLSRSFGGRTVVEDVSFRVEPGRMTGFVGANGAGKTTTMRMLMGVLRVSAGEVLWDGRPATAADRARFGYMPEERGLYPKQPVLDQLGYLGRLHGMDRRDALAEAGRLLERFGLAERGKDRLESLSLGNQQRVQVAAALLHGPAALVLDEPFSGLDPVAVDSMVELLREHTAQGVPVLFSSHQLDLVDRLCDSLVVLSGGRVLASGTAEDLRRTGPRRHRLRCEQDAGWVRDLPGVRVVDVDGPAAVLELEDAAARRRVLETAVPRGLLEFAEIVPSLSDVYREVTR, encoded by the coding sequence ATGAGCACCAGCACCACCCCCGCCGCGACCACGACCCGCTTCCGGAGCCGCCCCGAGGGGCACGTCCTGGAGGCGCGGGGCCTGAGCCGGTCCTTCGGGGGCCGCACCGTGGTCGAGGACGTCTCCTTCCGGGTCGAGCCCGGCCGGATGACCGGCTTCGTCGGCGCCAACGGCGCGGGCAAGACCACGACCATGCGGATGCTGATGGGCGTGCTGCGCGTCTCCGCCGGCGAGGTCCTGTGGGACGGCCGTCCCGCCACCGCGGCGGACCGGGCCCGCTTCGGGTACATGCCCGAGGAGCGGGGGCTCTACCCCAAGCAGCCGGTGCTCGACCAGCTCGGCTACCTCGGCCGGCTCCACGGCATGGACCGCCGGGACGCCCTCGCGGAGGCCGGGCGGCTGCTGGAGCGCTTCGGCCTGGCCGAGCGCGGGAAGGACAGGCTGGAGTCCCTCTCCCTCGGCAACCAGCAGCGGGTGCAGGTCGCCGCCGCGCTCCTGCACGGGCCCGCCGCCCTGGTGCTGGACGAGCCGTTCTCCGGCCTGGACCCCGTGGCGGTGGACTCCATGGTCGAGCTGTTGCGCGAGCACACGGCCCAGGGCGTGCCCGTGCTCTTCTCGAGCCACCAGCTCGATCTCGTCGACCGGCTCTGCGACTCCCTGGTCGTCCTCTCCGGCGGCCGGGTCCTGGCCTCCGGCACGGCCGAGGACCTGCGCCGCACCGGTCCCCGCCGGCACCGGCTGCGCTGCGAGCAGGACGCCGGCTGGGTGCGGGACCTGCCGGGCGTGCGCGTCGTCGACGTCGACGGACCGGCCGCGGTGCTCGAGCTCGAGGACGCCGCCGCCCGCCGCCGCGTCCTCGAGACGGCCGTGCCCCGCGGGCTCCTGGAGTTCGCCGAGATCGTGCCCTCCCTGTCCGACGTCTACCGGGAGGTCACCCGATGA
- a CDS encoding RNA-binding protein: protein MLADALEHLVRGIVDSPDDVDVRVKSGRRSETLEVRVHPDDLGRVIGRQGRTAKALRTVVGALAEDGPVRIDVVDTDRTR from the coding sequence ATGCTCGCCGACGCGTTGGAGCACCTGGTCCGCGGGATCGTGGACAGCCCCGATGACGTCGACGTCCGTGTCAAGAGCGGGCGCCGGTCGGAGACCCTCGAGGTCCGGGTGCACCCGGACGACCTCGGGCGGGTCATCGGCCGCCAGGGCCGCACGGCCAAGGCGCTGCGCACCGTCGTGGGCGCACTCGCCGAGGACGGCCCGGTCCGGATCGACGTCGTCGACACCGACCGCACCCGCTGA
- the rimM gene encoding ribosome maturation factor RimM (Essential for efficient processing of 16S rRNA), whose translation MKVQVARVGKPHGIRGEVTVQLFTDAPEERFAPGARLLLEPSVPLAPEGVVTVRGARWNKAVLVVALEEVPDRNGAETLRGAHLYAEALEEDPESDEWYEHELVDLEVRTGPEDGSGPRIGVVTGLRTLPVQDLLEIELDEGRREAVLPFVEEIVPVVDPEGGFVVVTPPPGLLELGLDDGKPDEGNDDDGNGDAVNPGDGNPGTGDPADGATEGGR comes from the coding sequence ATGAAGGTCCAGGTCGCCCGCGTCGGCAAGCCCCACGGCATCCGGGGGGAGGTCACCGTGCAGCTGTTCACCGACGCCCCGGAGGAGCGCTTCGCCCCCGGCGCCCGGCTGCTGCTCGAGCCGTCCGTCCCCCTCGCCCCCGAGGGCGTGGTCACCGTGCGCGGGGCGCGCTGGAACAAGGCCGTGCTCGTGGTGGCCCTCGAGGAGGTCCCCGACCGCAACGGGGCCGAGACCCTGCGCGGAGCCCACCTCTACGCCGAGGCGCTGGAGGAGGACCCCGAGTCCGACGAGTGGTACGAGCACGAGCTGGTCGACCTCGAGGTGCGCACCGGCCCCGAGGACGGGTCGGGCCCGCGGATCGGCGTGGTCACCGGGCTGCGCACCCTGCCCGTCCAGGACCTGCTGGAGATCGAGCTCGACGAGGGGCGGCGCGAGGCCGTGCTCCCCTTCGTCGAGGAGATCGTCCCGGTCGTCGACCCCGAGGGGGGCTTCGTCGTGGTGACCCCTCCGCCGGGGCTGCTCGAGCTCGGCCTCGACGACGGGAAGCCCGACGAGGGGAACGACGACGACGGGAACGGCGACGCCGTGAACCCCGGCGACGGGAACCCCGGCACCGGGGACCCCGCGGACGGGGCGACGGAGGGCGGGCGCTGA
- a CDS encoding response regulator: MIRVLLADDHALVRSGFAMVLSVEDDIEVVAQASDGAQAVAAARGGAVDVALLDVQMPVMDGIEATRRIVGTGCAKVVIVTTFDREDYLFDALAAGASGFLLKNADPDDLVEAVRAVAGGHALLAPEATLRVIRALTADAPAPAPEAVPAPADPPPSDPARRRVVESLTEREHEVLLLVSDGLSNAEIAQRLFLGSATVKTHVSNILAKTGSRDRVQAVVFAHRAGLVD, encoded by the coding sequence ATGATCCGTGTCCTGCTCGCCGACGACCACGCCCTCGTGCGCTCCGGCTTCGCCATGGTCCTGTCCGTGGAGGACGACATCGAGGTCGTGGCCCAGGCCTCCGACGGCGCGCAGGCCGTCGCCGCCGCCCGCGGCGGGGCCGTGGACGTGGCCCTGCTCGACGTGCAGATGCCGGTCATGGACGGCATCGAGGCCACCCGCCGGATCGTCGGGACCGGGTGCGCGAAGGTCGTGATCGTCACCACGTTCGACCGCGAGGACTACCTCTTCGACGCGCTCGCCGCCGGGGCCAGCGGGTTCCTGCTGAAGAACGCCGACCCGGACGACCTCGTGGAGGCCGTGCGCGCCGTGGCCGGAGGCCACGCGCTGCTCGCCCCCGAGGCCACGCTGCGCGTCATCCGGGCCCTGACCGCGGACGCCCCGGCCCCCGCCCCCGAGGCCGTTCCCGCGCCGGCCGACCCCCCGCCGTCCGACCCCGCCCGGCGCCGGGTCGTCGAGTCCCTCACCGAGCGGGAGCACGAGGTGCTGCTGCTGGTCTCGGACGGGCTGTCCAACGCGGAGATCGCCCAGCGGCTGTTCCTCGGGTCCGCCACCGTCAAGACGCACGTGTCCAACATCCTCGCCAAGACGGGCTCCCGGGACCGGGTGCAGGCCGTCGTCTTCGCCCACCGGGCAGGCCTCGTCGACTGA